From a single Bacillus pseudomycoides DSM 12442 genomic region:
- a CDS encoding anaerobic C4-dicarboxylate transporter family protein, whose protein sequence is MFWLQFLTLLLCIFIGARLGGVGLGVMGGVGMAILVFVFHLQPTAPPIDVMLMILAVITAAGALQAAGGMDYLVHLAEKALRKNPKRITFFAPIVTYLFTLCAGTGHVAYSVLPVIAEVSRESGIRPERPMSIAVIASQQAITASPISAATVALLAMLADYKITLLDILKVSIPSTFIACMLAAFVASKMGKELNEDPEYLKRLKEGMIPKLEEKKEFIGAKGAKLSVVLFLFATIFVVLLGSFEALRPGWMIDGKLVRLSMPNTIEMVMLTIAALIIIFCKPNVESIVSGNVFKAGATAVVAIFGIAWMGDTFFNGNLSTIQGSIQHLVTSAPWLFAIALFILSILLYSQAATVRALVPLGLSLGISPALLIAMFPAVNGYFFIPNYGTIVAAINFDRTGTTRIGKYVLNHSFMIPGLVATFASIGIGMLLISIMF, encoded by the coding sequence ATGTTTTGGCTACAATTTCTTACCTTATTACTCTGCATTTTTATCGGTGCACGCCTTGGTGGAGTTGGACTAGGGGTAATGGGTGGCGTTGGTATGGCAATACTTGTATTCGTATTCCATTTACAACCTACAGCTCCTCCTATTGACGTTATGCTGATGATTTTAGCAGTCATTACAGCTGCAGGTGCCTTACAAGCTGCAGGTGGAATGGATTACCTTGTTCATCTTGCAGAAAAAGCACTTCGTAAAAACCCGAAGCGCATTACATTTTTCGCACCTATTGTGACATATTTATTTACATTGTGCGCTGGAACTGGACATGTTGCCTATTCCGTACTTCCCGTTATTGCAGAGGTATCACGTGAATCAGGAATTAGACCTGAACGCCCGATGTCAATTGCCGTAATCGCTTCGCAACAAGCAATTACAGCAAGTCCAATCTCTGCTGCAACTGTGGCCCTGTTAGCAATGCTAGCTGATTATAAAATTACATTGTTAGATATTTTAAAAGTAAGTATTCCTTCTACTTTCATCGCTTGTATGCTAGCTGCTTTCGTTGCCAGCAAAATGGGTAAAGAGTTAAATGAAGACCCTGAATACTTGAAACGATTAAAAGAAGGAATGATTCCTAAACTTGAAGAAAAGAAAGAATTTATCGGTGCAAAGGGCGCCAAATTATCTGTTGTTCTCTTCTTATTTGCAACTATTTTTGTTGTTCTTCTTGGTTCATTCGAAGCACTTCGTCCAGGATGGATGATAGACGGAAAATTAGTTCGGCTTTCAATGCCAAACACAATTGAAATGGTAATGTTAACAATTGCTGCTCTTATTATTATCTTCTGTAAGCCAAATGTAGAAAGCATTGTATCTGGAAATGTCTTCAAAGCTGGTGCTACAGCCGTTGTTGCAATCTTCGGTATCGCTTGGATGGGAGACACATTCTTTAACGGAAACTTAAGTACGATTCAAGGATCGATTCAACACTTAGTAACAAGCGCACCATGGTTATTCGCTATTGCATTATTTATTCTATCTATTTTACTGTATAGCCAGGCAGCAACAGTACGTGCGTTAGTGCCACTCGGATTATCACTTGGTATTTCACCAGCACTTCTTATTGCGATGTTCCCTGCAGTAAACGGATATTTCTTCATTCCGAACTACGGAACAATTGTTGCTGCGATCAACTTTGACCGTACAGGAACAACACGTATTGGTAAATATGTATTAAATCATAGCTTTATGATTCCTGGTCTGGTCGCAACATTTGCTTCCATTGGAATTGGGATGCTACTAATTTCAATTATGTTTTAA